One window of Trifolium pratense cultivar HEN17-A07 linkage group LG5, ARS_RC_1.1, whole genome shotgun sequence genomic DNA carries:
- the LOC123887514 gene encoding plant cysteine oxidase 2-like codes for MKENIGNVSMKMEGGLVEKNGERVRHVEKDDYVKRVIVKKRKHCHSSNVKKPISNKALQKLFVSCKETFKGPHTVPSPKYIHKLCHILDNMKPEDVGLCKDLQFFKPENIFKENPRVTYTTIYKCDNFSLCIFFLPAKGVIPLHNHPGMTVFSKLLLGQMHIKSYDWVDPDVSHNLLKQPSQLRLAKLKANKVFTSPCDTSVLYPKTGGNIHEFTAITPCAVLDVIGPPYSKDDGRDCSYYRDHPYTSFPNGEIAELKEENESYGWLEEIEMPENSQMDGIEYLGPPIIEN; via the exons ATGAAGGAAAATATTGGGAATGTATCTATGAAAATGGAGGGTGGTTTAGtagaaaaaaatggagaaagaGTTAGACATGTTGAAAAAGATGATTATGTGAAAAGGGTCATTGTCAAAAAAAGGAAACATTGCCATAGTAGCAATGTTAAGAAGCCAATCTCTAATAAAGCACTTCAAAAGCTATTTGTCTCATGCAAGGAGACATTCAAGGGTCCTCACACTGTTCCTTCACCAAAATATATTCACAAACTATGTCACATTCTTg ATAACATGAAGCCAGAAGATGTAGGACTATGTAAAGATCTACAGTTCTTCAAACCTGAAAACATTTTCAAAGAGAATCCAAGGGTCACATATACAACCATATACAAGTGTGATAATTTCTCA CTATGTATATTTTTCTTACCTGCAAAAGGAGTGATTCCCCTTCATAACCATCCAGGAATGACTGTTTTCAGTAAGCTTCTATTGGGACAAATGCACATTAAATCTTATGATTGGGTTGATCCTGATGTCTCACACAACTTGTTGAAGCAACCATCTCAAT TGAGGTTGGCAAAGTTAAAAGCTAATAAAGTGTTCACATCACCATGTGACACTTCAGTGTTGTATCCAAAAACTGGAGGGAACATCCATGAATTCACAGCCATAACACCTTGTGCTGTTCTTGATGTCATTGGACCTCCTTATTCCAAAGATGATGGCAGAGATTGTTCTTACTATAGAGATCACCCTTACACTTCTTTTCCTA ATGGAGAGATTGCTGagttgaaagaagaaaatgaaagttaTGGATGGTTAGAAGAAATTGAGATGCCAGAAAACTCTCAAATGGATGGGATTGAATATTTGGGTCCTCCAATTATAGAGAATTAA